The proteins below are encoded in one region of Microbacterium pygmaeum:
- a CDS encoding citrate synthase: protein MSDTGTAQDNAASGTQQKALLTIGDRTAEFPLLTGTDGTPSVDVSTFTRQTGHTALDYGFVNTAATKSAITFIDGDQGILRYRGYPIEQLAKNSTYLEVAWLLIYGELPTADELAAFDDRIRHHTLLHEDLKRFFSALPHTAHPMSVLSSATSALSTYYESQSDPNNPEHVELNTIRMLAKMPVIAAYAHKKSIGQAFLYPDNGLSFVDNFLKLNFGVLSEIYDVNPVMSRALERLLILHEDHEQNASTSTVRLVGSTGANQFSSISAGINALYGPLHGGANEAVLEMLARIRDSGESVQRFVERVKNKEDGVKLMGFGHRVYKNYDPRAKLVKESADEVLEALGVSDPLLDLAKELEQLALEDDYFKERRLYPNVDFYTGVIYKAMGFPTRMFTVLFAIGRLPGWLAHWREMQQDPQTKIGRPQQLYVGARARDYPGAR from the coding sequence GTGAGCGACACAGGCACCGCGCAGGACAACGCCGCCAGCGGCACCCAGCAGAAGGCTCTCCTGACGATCGGAGATCGCACCGCTGAATTCCCGCTGCTCACGGGCACCGACGGCACGCCGAGCGTCGATGTCTCGACCTTCACCCGGCAGACCGGCCACACCGCGCTGGACTACGGTTTCGTGAACACGGCCGCCACGAAGTCGGCGATCACCTTCATCGACGGTGATCAGGGCATCCTGCGATACCGCGGCTACCCGATCGAGCAGCTCGCGAAGAACAGCACCTACCTCGAGGTCGCGTGGCTCCTGATCTACGGCGAGCTGCCCACTGCCGACGAACTGGCCGCCTTCGATGACCGGATCCGGCACCACACGCTCCTGCACGAGGATCTGAAGCGGTTCTTCTCCGCCCTGCCGCACACCGCCCACCCGATGTCGGTCCTCTCCTCGGCGACCTCCGCGCTGTCGACCTACTACGAGTCGCAGTCCGACCCGAACAACCCCGAGCACGTGGAGCTGAACACGATCCGGATGCTGGCGAAGATGCCGGTCATCGCGGCATACGCCCACAAGAAGAGCATCGGCCAGGCGTTTCTGTACCCGGACAACGGCCTGAGCTTCGTGGACAACTTCCTCAAGCTCAACTTCGGCGTCCTGTCGGAGATCTACGACGTCAACCCGGTGATGTCCCGGGCGCTCGAGCGGCTGCTGATCCTCCACGAAGACCACGAGCAGAACGCCTCGACCTCGACGGTGCGACTGGTGGGCTCGACCGGCGCCAACCAGTTCTCGTCGATCTCGGCGGGCATCAACGCGCTGTACGGTCCGCTGCACGGCGGCGCGAACGAGGCCGTGCTGGAGATGCTGGCGCGTATCCGCGACTCCGGCGAGAGCGTGCAGCGCTTCGTCGAGCGGGTCAAGAACAAGGAGGACGGTGTCAAGCTCATGGGCTTCGGGCACCGCGTCTACAAGAACTACGACCCGCGCGCGAAACTGGTCAAGGAATCCGCCGATGAGGTGCTCGAAGCACTCGGCGTCAGCGACCCGCTGCTGGATCTGGCCAAGGAGCTCGAGCAGCTCGCACTGGAGGACGACTACTTCAAGGAGCGTCGCCTCTACCCGAACGTCGACTTCTACACCGGCGTGATCTACAAGGCGATGGGGTTCCCGACGCGCATGTTCACGGTGCTCTTCGCCATCGGGCGCCTGCCCGGCTGGCTGGCGCACTGGCGTGAGATGCAGCAGGACCCGCAGACGAAGATCGGCCGCCCGCAGCAGCTGTACGTCGGCGCGCGGGCGCGCGACTATCCCGGCGCGCGCTAG
- the ppk2 gene encoding polyphosphate kinase 2, whose amino-acid sequence MAKKLYESELMILQAKLVDMQAWVQQSGARIVVIFEGRDAAGKGSTIKRVSEYLNARVTKIVALPTPSERDKTRWYFQRYVPHLPAAGEIVLMDRSWYNRAGVEHVMGYCTNEEYHRFLHQAPIFERMLVEDGIILLKYWFSVSDVEQEARFKSRAKDPMRRWKLSPNDVLSITKWEDYSRAKDTMFVHTDIPESPWYEVDNEDKRRGRINMIAHLLSKIPYEQVEREEIEIPPRPASGGYERPPRNEDTAVPDYVDELARHGKDERIASKKGKRKRESDAAAIATREEDTSAA is encoded by the coding sequence ATGGCGAAGAAGCTCTACGAGTCCGAGCTGATGATCCTGCAGGCCAAGCTGGTCGACATGCAGGCGTGGGTCCAGCAGAGCGGGGCCCGCATCGTCGTCATCTTCGAAGGACGGGATGCCGCGGGCAAGGGATCCACGATCAAACGGGTCTCGGAGTACTTGAACGCCCGGGTCACCAAGATCGTCGCGCTGCCGACGCCGAGCGAGCGGGACAAGACCCGCTGGTACTTCCAGCGCTACGTCCCCCACCTCCCCGCCGCCGGCGAGATCGTGCTGATGGACCGCTCCTGGTACAACCGGGCCGGCGTCGAGCATGTGATGGGCTACTGCACGAACGAGGAGTACCACCGGTTCCTGCACCAGGCGCCGATCTTCGAGCGGATGCTGGTCGAAGACGGCATCATCCTGCTCAAGTACTGGTTCAGCGTCTCCGACGTCGAGCAGGAGGCGCGTTTCAAATCCCGCGCGAAGGATCCCATGCGGCGGTGGAAGCTCAGCCCGAACGACGTCCTTTCCATCACCAAGTGGGAGGACTACTCGCGCGCGAAGGACACGATGTTCGTGCACACCGACATCCCCGAATCGCCTTGGTACGAGGTCGACAACGAGGACAAGCGGCGCGGGCGGATCAACATGATCGCCCACCTGCTCTCGAAGATCCCGTACGAGCAGGTCGAGCGCGAGGAGATCGAGATCCCGCCACGGCCGGCGTCGGGGGGCTACGAGCGTCCTCCGCGCAACGAGGACACGGCAGTACCCGACTACGTCGACGAGCTCGCACGGCACGGCAAGGACGAGCGGATCGCATCGAAGAAGGGCAAGCGGAAGCGCGAATCGGATGCCGCGGCGATCGCCACTCGTGAAGAGGACACCTCCGCGGCCTGA
- the dapD gene encoding 2,3,4,5-tetrahydropyridine-2,6-dicarboxylate N-succinyltransferase, translating into MSENRRVWGIGLTTISVNGMVLDASFPSPERGSRKPASFQADVAEQLQPFAGVDDRRAVNVEVAEVEIDLDAPPASTLDAYLRLHALSHRLVLPNDLNLDGIFGHLPNVAWTTAGPMHPDDAARLRASLLRAGVQVQGLDKFPRLLDYVFPPGVRIADASRVRLGAYLSPGTTVMHEGFVNFNAGTLGASMVEGRISQGVVVGDGSDIGGGASIMGTLSGGGAHRVSIGARTLLGANAGVGISLGDDCVVEAGLYVTAGSKIALPDEPRRADGSPATVKGAQLSGLDGILFRRNSLSGAIEAVRRAGVGVTLNEALHA; encoded by the coding sequence ATGAGCGAGAATCGGCGCGTATGGGGTATCGGACTGACGACGATCTCCGTGAACGGGATGGTGCTGGACGCCTCCTTCCCTTCCCCCGAGCGCGGGAGCCGGAAGCCGGCGTCCTTCCAGGCGGACGTCGCGGAGCAGCTGCAGCCGTTCGCCGGGGTCGATGATCGCCGGGCGGTCAACGTCGAGGTCGCCGAAGTCGAGATCGATCTCGACGCCCCGCCGGCATCCACGCTCGACGCCTATCTGCGTCTGCACGCGCTCTCGCACCGCCTCGTCCTGCCCAATGACCTGAACCTCGACGGCATCTTCGGCCACCTGCCGAATGTCGCGTGGACCACGGCCGGTCCGATGCACCCCGACGATGCAGCACGGCTCCGCGCGTCGCTGCTGCGCGCGGGCGTCCAGGTGCAGGGCCTGGACAAGTTCCCGCGCCTGCTGGATTACGTCTTCCCCCCGGGGGTGCGGATCGCCGACGCATCGCGCGTGCGGCTGGGGGCCTACCTCTCCCCCGGCACGACGGTGATGCACGAGGGATTCGTCAACTTCAACGCCGGCACGCTCGGCGCCTCGATGGTGGAAGGGCGCATCTCGCAGGGCGTCGTCGTCGGGGACGGCAGTGACATCGGCGGCGGGGCATCCATCATGGGCACCCTTTCCGGAGGCGGCGCGCACCGCGTCTCGATCGGCGCACGGACCCTCCTGGGCGCCAACGCGGGCGTGGGCATCTCGCTCGGCGACGACTGCGTCGTCGAGGCGGGACTGTACGTGACCGCCGGATCGAAGATCGCCCTGCCCGACGAACCGCGTCGGGCGGACGGATCCCCTGCGACCGTCAAGGGCGCGCAGCTGTCCGGGCTCGACGGCATCCTGTTCCGTCGCAATTCGCTCAGCGGCGCGATCGAGGCCGTGCGCCGCGCGGGGGTCGGGGTCACCCTCAATGAGGCGCTGCACGCGTAG